The region CGCCGCAAAGACCTTGAAACACACCAGAAAGCGGAGGAAGCTCGAGAAGCTGCTGCAGAGGAATGAGTAgctaataatgaaaaatatttttatgcaCCAGCAAAATGTAGCAAAAACTTCTAACCTGGCAAGTAGTTGATTGATGAGAATGCTGTTTGTGCTATGCTAACTCTTCTTATCAGCTTATAGAATTTATATCCATTTAGATATTAAATTCTCTTTTTGTCTTCTGCTGCTCATTTGGTTGTGTGCTGTGTTAACTCTTATCAACTCTCACCCTCAAAAGGCGAAGCCCCTCGCCCTCGGGGCTCATACACCTTGTGGAAGGGTACTCAGTGACCTCTTAGGTGTGAGGACCAGTGCCTGGTGTCTACAATAAGGTTGTGACTGTCAGGCTTGATCTTGAAGCCTTATCCTTAGTCTACTAACTGAGCTGTTAGTGCGAGAATTATTTTACAACTCTAACTGTGCAGTGTCATATATGATAATGTATTTGtgatttttatgtatctatcaACCACTGCCTCCCCATAAAGTTTGTCAAGCCCcccatccaaaaaaaaaaaaaaaaaatcattttagagTATTCacactgaaatttaaaaaaaaaaatatttacaattcttttttcttttctttcttgaagGAGCTTACATGAAATACAAAGaatcccacccaaaaaaaacattaaaaaaaagggACCATGAAACAATGAAAAGTCTTACAGAGACATGGCAAATGAGAAAATGCAGTATCACTTCATCACTTGGCTTCcagatttttttcttaaaaaaaaaaaacccaatgaAAAGACTGacaaaaagaagggaaaaatatatttaaaaaaaaaaaaaaaaacacccaaaTCCCTAAGCAGAAAAGCAGCCCTGTGATGGACTGATGGTCCCTGTGTTTTTAGGGTTCACTGCAGTCTCTGCAGAGATCCAAGTGCCCTTATCCTGTCTCCCCCATGCAAAGAAATTTTTGTAGGCTCCACTCCCACATTACATAAATGCACTAGTCTTCTTTCTCCCCTGTGAATTTGTTCCTGCATGATTAAACCATCAACTTATATCATGTTGCTTCTCATCAGCATCATCTGTATGTGGCCAAAAACTCAACCAGGACCACATTATTTCTTTTCTCACTTCTCCAAGATTCTTTTCTTAATCCTGGTTTTGGACTTTGATCCAGTTTAGAAAAGAACTTCACGagacagttttttttttgataatgaaacTGCAAGACCATTATTCACAATCAAATAATTCACTCCTTTCATGTTCTTGACAATTATGAGGTCTGGTTATAGAATGATGTTCTGTCCATTGACTTGAGAACATGGGCTCAAGATGGAATGTGGGGAATATTTCTACCCGAAAATGATAAGTGTactcccaaaaaataaaattttcaccctccaaacattcaaattttactagaagaaaataaaaaagaaggaatAAAAATCGTAATCACAAGGTTACAAATTCAACTCCTAGCTGGAGCAACCTAttagtcttcttggtttgagttggtTAACTATGAGTAACCTATGTTGTTTATCTTATTGTGTTCCTTTGCCAACTAAGGTTAGAGTCACAAGACAATTTACACAATGTACACACTCGAGTAATGATTGCGACTTTCTCTCATAACTCAAAAGTGAGAGCCCACCCCATTTTCTACTCCAACCAAAGTATGACTGGTTTATCGACTAAAGTCACAAAACCAGATTTACCAATGCATACTATCAAATAGTGGCTACAGGTttcttgtcactcaaaagtgaGAGGCCACTCCATTTTCTAAACCAATCAAAGTATATCACGCGAGTTTGTACCTTcctaattgtttcaattatgagTTCCCTCTTCATTTTGGTTGTGAATCAAGTTTTGGAAAGAATTTTCACATGGAGGGGACAAAAGAGAGAGACTGGGTTTTTGGGGGGTGGGGTGAGGGTGTTGGTACGTTTATCAAAATGAGATAACATTCACGTGACAACCAACGTCAATTGTTTTCATATGTTGATGACAAATTTGAGGTAGCTAGCGTGACAATCTTGATTCAGAAAATAAGTCTGTccttgattaataataataataattattatatgaagTGTACGTGTACCTTCTTAAATTGATCAATTGGCAAGTTGTTCTTCCTTCTCAGAAGCACCACCATTAGTTTCAGCAGGCGGTGGTTGTGGTGGCGTACCATCCTCCATCTTCTTTAAGTTCTGTTGGTAATAAATTTGCCTCAGCCTCTCTATCTCCCTTTTCAATGCGTCTTGGTGAGCTGCATATACATACATTTCCTCCATTATATTAATTCACTCACTAATCAACCTCTACCATACTAATTACCAATAAATGACAAATAGAACCCCTATCGCCATGCACCATGACCCATTAGGaagtaccatatatatatattcaatagttACATTAAATTTTGACCAGTTACTAACCTGATTCTTATTTTAATGCATCTATTGCTCCATTATGATGGTAATGAATAATGATGTtgattaattgaaaatataagttAATGTATAATAAAACAGATTTTTTTATGCCAAAgattttgtggtctagtgacacccgattATACTccacatgggaggggtgggtttgagtctcggTGAAGACAATATTAGTGAAAATTAGGACGTGAAACCATGAGTTGAATATATAGTTGCTAGTATTATTCTTTTGACAATACCAAATATTAATAgtacttttttaaaatagaaCTAATTTGTGGAAGCTGACGAGCACGGAACTATTATCGACTCTAAGTCTTTAACTCACCCCATAATGAGAGACTTTAGAGCTGACCCACATAACATAATCCGTTTTGAAACCTCTAACTATCAACACCATTAAAGAAGTactgaaataattttattttttttttaaactatgtTACTATATATAGGTGAGCCATGAATCATGAccatatatagtttataattaatgCAGAGGTGGGTATAAGGTGTTGATGAGAGttgaaataaaaacaatataatataatatagatatataagaAGAGGGAGCATGTGATGTGGGTATATTATTAGTGGGGGGAACAGTAGAGAATATGCACAAACCATCCTTGAAGACTTTATCTTGTGCAAGAGCTGCGATTCTTTGCTTCAGCACACTGTTATCCACATTCAGAACCAGACGTTGGTGGTCCAGAAATGCAACCCTCGGCGACAGCACTGAAACCTCAGCCTTTTACATACgcacaacaacaaaaaaacaacACTTTTAGTACCATATATAATACCCAAACAAGTCAAACGCCCACAAGTTACTTATTGCGAGCTAAACTCGCGAGCTGCTATGTCAAAATTTGATTTGAACTCGATTAAATTTAAACCGTCTTGTTAAGTAATTGAGCTAagctttaatttaaatttttttgactCGTTGAATTTGAGCTCGAATCAATCAAATCGAGTACAAGGCTTATAAATAGGAATAATTCGATTCCTAATGAAAGCAGTTTattggtttttaatttttaatttgaactggtcatttatatataaataatctagACTGATTTACTTGATATTTTACAGGTTAAAATTACAAGACAAGATTTATTCAATGCACTTCCGGGTAATGGTTGCGggtttttttagttttaaaaaaaaaagcatttggAACATACTTGTAGCGTGGTAACACTACGCTCCAGCTCGGATATGTACTGTAACTTCCTCACCCGTGATCGTTGCGCTGATTGTCTGTTGGCCAGAATCCTAATCACAATAttcaacaaataattataaattgtaCAGTGTTAATACAGATAATTAACCATATAATATCGGAAATTAGTGTAGATATGGGTTGATTAACTACCTTTTAATTCGTTTTGGATCGACTATTTTTTCGGAGGAGTTATCGGCGGCGGCGGTTTGATCGTCGGACTTGCATGAGCTTTGCACTTCCTCCGGCTCGGTTTTGAGCTCCTGC is a window of Ipomoea triloba cultivar NCNSP0323 chromosome 11, ASM357664v1 DNA encoding:
- the LOC115996390 gene encoding basic leucine zipper 61-like; this translates as MAQLPPRVPNMAPNWHDFALQKPPPPPAAAAAPSWVDEFLDFSSAKRGSHRRSISDSIAFLESPMVEECRRLSAPSAGGSGGMNINAAEFERFDDEQLMSMFNDDIATSIGPNSNPSSPSDHNSINEDTKMISASDHHLQHPAQELKTEPEEVQSSCKSDDQTAAADNSSEKIVDPKRIKRILANRQSAQRSRVRKLQYISELERSVTTLQAEVSVLSPRVAFLDHQRLVLNVDNSVLKQRIAALAQDKVFKDAHQDALKREIERLRQIYYQQNLKKMEDGTPPQPPPAETNGGASEKEEQLAN